One Glycine max cultivar Williams 82 chromosome 8, Glycine_max_v4.0, whole genome shotgun sequence genomic window, TAAGCAGAAATTCATTCAGAATTGAAGCCTGATGAGTCAGGGGAGAGGCATTTGAAGAGCCTAAAATGTTCTCAACCTGGCCTTGCAGTCTGGTGTCACTTGTCTGCCTCATGCTGAACCCTTGTTGCTCTTTCTGTCCtgcattatataatatataacgtCATGTTTCTACAGAAATTTGTGAACTTCAAAAAGCTGTGTTCTTTGTTCCACACTTGTGCTGTGACTGCTGTCTGCTAAGTGCAAACGATGGCATTTCTCAGGTTTCTTACAGCGTCACACGGGGAAGAAGCTGGGATTTCAATTTCGATGGCTCCCCCCAACTACTCGATGTAGTACCCTTCAAGTGAAGGTCATTCGAATTTTACGGCTTATGATTGTTGTCTCTGTTTTCAGACAGTGGGAACGATGAATCAACCACTATGATCTTTACTTTGCAAAATACAGATAATTTAATTGCGTTTGATCGCAGAATAGAGATTTCGATATGTTTCGCtagtcaaaactcaaaagataAAGAAGAGTGCTTTCTTTCAAAGTTTCAGGTTGCCAACTTGTTCTGGCCCGAGAATACAAAAGTTATCTTTTGAgggtaaaataaagaaaaacgatatatataataaacaaaccCTTATATGgaacaaagtaaaaaaacataataacgcGGACAAATTGAACCCCGTGATTATATTGACGTGATTCCTTTGAGAGCTATCTATTGGCCTGTTTGCTAACTTTGGAAACGGGATTTTCCATACAGTTTGATGCACTGGTATCCCAAAGCACTAAAGAAATGGACATGGTTGGCGTTGCAATACAAACAACCCAATAAGCTTATAATACATTGAATACATGTCATCAAatcaatttgaattaaaaaatgtaaagcacTTAAAGCATTATAAACTTTATGGAATGTTGTATCCCAAAATGCTGTTAATGATTGAGTTGTTCACTTCACATTATACTTTCTTCGGAAAATTGAAACCCTTTCAAATTTACttctttaaagtaaattaaaccgatattatttattttactctaATTGTTGAACCACATTATAATCCTTCACTCAATCGGATAACTCTTGTCATGAGTCATGACACAGTAGGGATTAATAACAACAGGCTTTGCGGTTAAAACTTCAAAACCTCTTCAGTGCTAACCATTGGCAGATTTGGCTTATTGCATGCACTAATAATATTCATAACGTAAGTAATTAGGTCTCCCCATTCCCTTCGGTAGAATTAAAGACAAAACGAACAATAgttgtatttttaattcaaaattcttATAAAGTTCATTAAAACATGAACAGGAACAGGGTCTAGTACAAGTACAGTACATGTAGAGAAGTATTAGCATTTTCTACGAGGAGGCTAAGAAAGAGAAGATGACACAAAATCCAAAACAAAGCTCCATTTAAGCCATGCCTCCACTCGTTGCTGTCCTGATTATCTGGAAGAGAGCTAATCCAAGAAAGGAGAACACATAAGTCAATGGAACTAGAAAGCAAGGGCTATGAAAATGCAAATGGGAAGACATGTAAATACAATCTAACACACTCCTTAGCAGACATCACCTTAGCTCAAGCGACACCAATTCCTTCCAGGGATTGTTTAACCCTGGATCGAATTCCACTAAAGCATACCCTTCCCTACACCAAGGTCTAACTCTAATCCTTTACACACATGACACATGCATACGCAAGcacacacaaacaaacaaaagttttTTTGTTATGAATGCAAGACCCCACCATTTTGATGCAATCCAAatagttttcactttttttgtGGAAGAGGCCATCAGAAAATATTCCTCTTCACTTCAGGGTTCCAACCACAAATTAGGTATTCACGTACTTTGGCTAAAAAGGCGTATGAATGTTGTTGTTAACCACCAACATTTTATGGAATACAAGTCATATCACATATCATTAACCAAAGAAACAATATAATGATATAATGTTTGCTTGCTTCCTTATTTTCTTGTGTAATGATATAGCTGATAAGTTGTCAAAAATTTATTAGCATCCAACCAGACTATGTTTCTCAACATAAAAATATCCAAATCCAACTCTTGGAGTATGTCAAATATATCCAGTCAACAACAAATGTTTAAATCCATGACAGGAACAGAGACAAACATCACGGTCATTTAGTTTGATAAAATGATTATGTTTTCATAGGTTTTCCTTTTCAGTTACAAGAAATGTGACcgtgttttctattttcaaaagtttgtATACGAAACatttaaacacaaaaaacaataaaaaaaaggttgttTTTGCAGGATCTATTGCAAACAGAAACAGAAGACAAACCAAAAACAATGTGGcgttatttgtaattaaaacaacaacatcaaagccttatcccactacACTAGATAAGATTGTTTACATAAATCACTTAAcatcatatgtttttttataattaaaaatgaaaataaaatagaaaacattttgCCACCAAAAGAAACGAATTAATTAAGATGATGTAGAAATGATTCTCTTACATGATCCAATGACAACAAAGACGAAGAAACCGAGCAGCACTGGGCCAACAGGGTAGTCTTTTCCCTTCTTAGTGGTAGTGTCTGGCACAAATCCTCTTTTTGTGATGTTCTTCTCAAACTTCTCCACCTTCCTGTCCGCA contains:
- the LOC100776262 gene encoding ribosome associated membrane protein RAMP4 isoform X1, with protein sequence MTTSRRLADRKVEKFEKNITKRGFVPDTTTKKGKDYPVGPVLLGFFVFVVIGSYNQDSNEWRHGLNGALFWILCHLLFLSLLVENANTSLHVLYLY
- the LOC100776262 gene encoding ribosome associated membrane protein RAMP4 gives rise to the protein MTTSRRLADRKVEKFEKNITKRGFVPDTTTKKGKDYPVGPVLLGFFVFVVIGSSLFQIIRTATSGGMA